From the genome of Parazoarcus communis, one region includes:
- a CDS encoding sodium:solute symporter family transporter codes for MTELQGVFFWSFLVVFGLVMYWISPRARDEAGFFHGADDAGRPASQWALMMSVFISWIFAKSVTNAANLGAAYGIVGGLAYAAYWLSIPVAGWIIYRLRTREGATGMVSFLIAKYGRGAALAFSAAILVRLFNEVWSNTAVVGGYYGESGSGAFIAAALLFTASVLFYSLKGGLRSSIFTDVIQTVVFVLFLGLTLLWVVPTHGPVALLTEGEFALGSGVDLLLVAVLQVLSYPFHDPVLTDRAFVTREKTMLRAFIVAGVLGFVAIVAFSLVGVHARLEGMPVSGNVPADVARVLGVAGFFAMAVVMISSAASTLDSTFTSLARSVAHDLPLLAGRAKLLRPVLAGTIAMVVFALIGNLPMIAGTDILKATTISGTMVIGLAPVFLFSRWVGYSPLSFHLSFWTGMILGTLLAVGAIPPGWAIGDGKYALLLGTNLYGLGLCMTGFLLPLAFGRRPARGCEGAT; via the coding sequence ATGACCGAACTTCAGGGTGTCTTCTTCTGGTCCTTCCTGGTTGTCTTCGGACTGGTGATGTACTGGATCTCGCCGCGCGCACGGGACGAGGCCGGCTTCTTTCACGGTGCCGACGATGCCGGCAGGCCGGCTTCGCAATGGGCGCTGATGATGAGCGTGTTCATCAGCTGGATCTTTGCCAAGTCGGTCACCAATGCCGCGAACCTGGGCGCGGCCTACGGCATTGTCGGCGGGCTGGCCTATGCCGCTTACTGGCTGTCGATCCCGGTGGCCGGCTGGATCATCTACCGCCTGCGCACCCGCGAAGGGGCGACCGGCATGGTGTCCTTCCTGATCGCAAAGTACGGACGCGGCGCGGCGCTGGCGTTTTCGGCCGCCATCCTGGTGCGGCTGTTCAACGAAGTGTGGAGCAACACCGCCGTGGTTGGCGGCTACTACGGTGAATCGGGCTCGGGCGCCTTCATCGCCGCAGCGCTGCTGTTCACTGCGTCGGTGCTGTTCTACAGCCTGAAAGGCGGGTTGCGCAGTTCGATCTTCACCGACGTCATCCAGACGGTGGTGTTCGTGCTCTTTCTCGGCCTGACGCTGCTGTGGGTCGTGCCGACCCACGGGCCGGTGGCCCTGCTCACCGAAGGCGAGTTTGCGCTCGGTTCGGGCGTCGACCTGCTGCTGGTGGCGGTGCTGCAGGTGCTGTCCTACCCCTTCCATGACCCGGTGCTGACCGACCGCGCCTTTGTCACCCGCGAGAAAACCATGCTGCGCGCCTTCATCGTGGCCGGCGTGCTCGGCTTTGTCGCCATCGTGGCCTTCAGCCTGGTGGGCGTGCATGCGCGCCTCGAAGGCATGCCGGTGAGCGGCAACGTGCCGGCGGATGTGGCGCGGGTGCTCGGCGTGGCGGGCTTCTTCGCGATGGCAGTGGTGATGATCTCGTCGGCAGCATCGACGCTGGACTCCACCTTCACCTCGCTCGCGCGCTCGGTCGCGCATGATCTGCCGCTGCTGGCCGGACGCGCGAAATTGCTGCGACCGGTGCTGGCGGGGACGATTGCGATGGTGGTGTTTGCGCTGATCGGCAACCTGCCGATGATCGCCGGCACCGACATCCTGAAAGCCACCACGATCAGCGGCACCATGGTGATCGGTTTGGCGCCGGTGTTCCTGTTTTCGCGCTGGGTGGGCTATTCGCCGCTGTCCTTCCACCTCAGCTTCTGGACCGGCATGATCCTTGGCACCTTGCTGGCGGTCGGTGCAATTCCGCCGGGCTGGGCGATTGGCGACGGCAAGTACGCGCTGCTGCTGGGTACCAACCTCTATGGTCTGGGGCTGTGCATGACCGGCTTCCTGCTGCCGCTGGCTTTCGGCCGTCGCCCGGCGCGCGGCTGCGAAGGCGCGACCTGA
- a CDS encoding glycosyltransferase: protein MPDTPAPPSADDSATPRLSIIVPVLNEAMQAYAQLRLLAPLRRCGVEVIAVDGGSTDDTLAVARRHAGRAITVPGPPARQFNVAAAFASAEVLLLTGAGIVLPAFADQLIDQAMQDDACEWGRIDLRISGTPWRRLLASLPDAITGRHAEREVAAPLFVSRRAFMAVGGIPADACPPLAALANRLREAGFKATRVRKPARVRRSAQASPPMLQWLGKHIRE from the coding sequence ATGCCGGATACGCCTGCCCCGCCCAGCGCAGACGACAGCGCAACGCCACGGCTGTCGATCATCGTCCCGGTGCTGAACGAGGCGATGCAGGCGTATGCGCAACTGCGCCTGCTCGCGCCCTTGCGCCGCTGCGGGGTGGAGGTGATCGCAGTCGATGGCGGCAGTACCGACGACACCCTGGCAGTCGCCCGTCGACACGCCGGGCGCGCGATCACGGTACCGGGGCCACCGGCCCGGCAGTTCAACGTCGCTGCCGCGTTCGCCAGCGCCGAGGTGCTGCTGCTGACCGGGGCCGGCATCGTGCTGCCCGCCTTCGCCGACCAGCTGATCGACCAGGCCATGCAGGACGACGCCTGCGAGTGGGGACGCATCGACCTGCGCATCAGCGGCACACCTTGGCGACGCCTGCTGGCCAGCCTGCCCGATGCCATCACCGGTCGCCATGCCGAACGCGAAGTCGCGGCGCCGCTGTTTGTCAGTCGCAGGGCCTTCATGGCCGTGGGCGGGATTCCAGCCGACGCGTGCCCCCCGCTGGCGGCGCTCGCGAACCGGCTCCGCGAGGCCGGCTTCAAGGCCACGAGGGTACGCAAACCCGCACGCGTACGGCGCTCAGCGCAGGCCTCTCCGCCAATGCTACAGTGGCTGGGGAAGCACATCAGAGAATAG
- a CDS encoding TIGR04282 family arsenosugar biosynthesis glycosyltransferase — protein MQTLKPTRIIIFAKAPVAGYAKTRLIPTLGADGAARLAQRMLTHTVDNALRAGLGPVELCAAPSAADPAWHELNLPPKLQWSGQGEGDLGARMARAASRGLDAGLPVLLIGTDCPALDSDVLRTAAQALTDHDAAITPTADGGYALLGLNRFHASLFDNMHWSVPTVATETLDRIGRIGWRVARLPEQHDIDEAQDLEWLPSGWYGSVHRVPATN, from the coding sequence ATGCAAACGTTGAAACCGACCCGCATCATCATCTTTGCCAAGGCGCCCGTCGCAGGCTACGCCAAGACCCGGCTCATCCCCACGCTCGGCGCCGACGGAGCAGCGCGGCTTGCGCAGCGCATGCTGACCCACACCGTCGACAACGCGCTGCGCGCCGGACTCGGACCGGTGGAACTGTGTGCGGCCCCCTCGGCCGCAGATCCGGCCTGGCACGAACTGAACCTGCCACCCAAGCTGCAATGGTCCGGGCAGGGCGAGGGCGATCTTGGGGCCAGAATGGCACGTGCGGCGTCGCGCGGGCTCGACGCCGGCCTGCCGGTGCTGCTGATCGGAACCGACTGTCCGGCGCTCGACAGCGATGTGCTTCGCACTGCAGCGCAAGCGCTGACCGATCATGACGCGGCCATCACCCCGACCGCCGACGGCGGCTATGCCTTGCTCGGGCTGAACCGCTTTCACGCCTCGCTGTTCGACAACATGCACTGGAGTGTGCCCACGGTCGCCACCGAAACCCTCGACCGCATCGGGCGCATCGGCTGGCGCGTCGCCCGGCTCCCGGAACAGCACGACATTGACGAAGCACAGGATCTGGAATGGCTGCCGTCGGGCTGGTACGGTAGCGTGCACAGAGTCCCCGCCACGAACTGA
- a CDS encoding HD-GYP domain-containing protein, which yields MSLFDYFKPRRKVADDRSAQMLASLLVMAWVVEARDPYTGGHLWRVSRYSALLAEAAGISGGALARIEIGGFLHDLGKIGIPDAILRKADKLTDDEYAVIRTHPDVGARMLAGHPLAALVRPAVLHHHETPDGHGYPHRLAGDAIPLDGRLVGVCDAFDAMTSSRPYRKSMPIAQALDIIRSRLGTQFDRDLGAQFITLGEAGLLDHIAGHSDEGIPLQNCVMCGPTLVVRREAQAGEEVYCRSCGGEYHLEQGDGGRPHAVPTGRKGNPAALEPEADTDLISRVIQSAAARAPVEDMISANR from the coding sequence ATGAGTCTGTTCGACTATTTCAAACCTCGACGCAAGGTGGCGGACGACAGGTCGGCCCAGATGCTGGCCAGCCTGCTGGTCATGGCCTGGGTTGTCGAGGCGCGGGACCCGTACACCGGCGGCCACCTGTGGCGCGTGTCGCGCTATTCGGCCCTGCTCGCGGAGGCGGCCGGCATCAGCGGCGGGGCGCTGGCGCGCATCGAGATTGGCGGCTTTCTGCACGACCTGGGAAAGATCGGCATTCCGGACGCCATCCTGCGCAAGGCGGACAAGCTCACCGACGACGAATACGCCGTCATCAGGACCCATCCCGACGTCGGCGCACGCATGCTCGCCGGCCATCCGCTGGCAGCCCTGGTGCGCCCTGCCGTACTGCATCATCACGAGACCCCGGATGGCCACGGCTATCCGCACAGACTAGCGGGCGACGCGATCCCACTGGATGGCCGTCTCGTCGGCGTCTGCGACGCCTTCGATGCCATGACCAGCAGCCGCCCGTATCGCAAGAGCATGCCGATTGCGCAGGCGCTGGACATCATCCGCAGCCGCCTCGGCACCCAGTTCGATCGGGACCTCGGCGCGCAATTCATCACCCTCGGCGAAGCCGGCCTGCTCGACCACATCGCCGGGCACAGCGACGAAGGCATTCCGCTGCAGAACTGCGTGATGTGCGGCCCCACCCTCGTGGTGAGGCGGGAGGCACAGGCGGGGGAAGAGGTGTACTGCCGCTCCTGCGGCGGCGAGTACCACCTAGAGCAAGGTGACGGCGGTCGGCCGCACGCGGTGCCGACCGGGCGCAAGGGCAATCCCGCGGCGCTTGAGCCCGAGGCCGACACCGATCTCATCTCACGCGTAATTCAAAGCGCAGCCGCGCGCGCACCGGTCGAGGATATGATATCGGCAAATCGCTGA
- a CDS encoding TVP38/TMEM64 family protein: MKKIALVLAAALLVVLFFVFDLQQLLTLDGLKAGMDRLTAQRDASPLLLGLAYLGIYIVVTALSLPGAVIMTLAGGALFGLLWGMVLVSFASTIGATLAFLASRYVLRETVQARFGDRLKALNEGVRKDGAFYLFTLRLVPVFPFFLINLLMGLTPIRAATFYWVSQLGMLAGTLVYVNAGTQLARIDGLGGIVSPGLLASFALLGVFPLLARAALGWVGRYQAWRHG; this comes from the coding sequence ATGAAGAAGATCGCTCTCGTCCTCGCCGCGGCGCTGCTGGTCGTGCTGTTCTTCGTGTTCGACCTGCAGCAGCTGCTCACGCTGGACGGGCTCAAGGCCGGCATGGACCGCCTGACCGCGCAGCGCGACGCGTCGCCGCTCCTGCTCGGGCTGGCGTATCTGGGCATCTACATCGTGGTCACCGCGCTGTCGCTGCCCGGTGCGGTCATCATGACGCTGGCCGGCGGGGCGCTCTTCGGTTTGCTGTGGGGCATGGTGCTGGTGTCCTTTGCATCGACGATCGGCGCCACGCTGGCGTTTCTCGCCTCGCGCTACGTGTTGCGCGAGACTGTGCAGGCGCGCTTTGGCGACCGTCTCAAGGCGCTCAACGAGGGGGTGCGCAAGGATGGCGCCTTCTACCTGTTCACCCTGCGTCTGGTGCCGGTGTTCCCGTTCTTCCTGATCAACCTGCTGATGGGGCTGACACCGATCCGTGCCGCCACCTTCTACTGGGTGAGCCAGCTCGGCATGCTCGCGGGCACGCTGGTGTATGTGAACGCCGGTACCCAGCTCGCCCGCATCGACGGTCTTGGCGGCATTGTGTCGCCCGGCCTGCTGGCCTCGTTCGCGCTGCTTGGCGTGTTTCCGCTGCTTGCCCGGGCGGCGCTCGGCTGGGTGGGGCGTTACCAGGCATGGCGTCACGGCTGA
- a CDS encoding carboxy terminal-processing peptidase — MKRNIPWILLALATAVQAATPAPAPITLQPDETQAEAAAVSARLLSRYHYEAVPLDDRMSEKIFDRYLKSLDPERVFFLQADIDQFSVARTLLDDAIAGQQLDMPFTIYTRYVERVQERLGLARKLLEKGFDFELDEQYRYVRTDLPWAATQAEIDDIWRKRVKNDWLRLKLADKDEKEIRATLDRRYETALARSLRAKSSDVFQVFMNAYAASIEPHTSYLGPRASEDFAISMKLSLVGIGAVLQERDDYVTIRELVAGGPASRSERLAVGDRIAGVAQGENAPFVDVVGWRVDDVVGMIRGEKGTTVVLDILPADAGPDAEHKQVVMVRDTITLEKQAASKTILDVGNTDARKRVGVITLPTFYQDVGARRNGDDNYRSASRDVARLLSELKAESVDAVLLDLRNNGGGSLDEAIALTGLFIHTGPVVQQRNAQGQIRVESDMIPGQAWDGPLGVLINRASASASEIFAAAVQDYGRGLIIGEQSFGKGTVQTLLDLDEMAASRTPTYGELKMTVAQFFRVSGGTTQLKGVTPDIALPSLADKENFGESSYDNALPWTQVQPATFTPEGQFEELLPALTLRHAARVTSDIGYRNLEEDVAELNTLRKRNEISLNEVERRRERSMQEARLKARELARAAAAGDSGEAAPAAIAALRDDGLIAGERSLRAELDAEKSGKNRRDVLLDEASAILGDMVELLQSETGLASRNPPASGARVN, encoded by the coding sequence ATGAAGCGAAACATCCCCTGGATTCTGCTGGCGCTGGCCACCGCGGTGCAGGCGGCCACCCCGGCACCTGCGCCCATCACGCTGCAGCCGGACGAGACACAGGCGGAGGCAGCGGCGGTCAGCGCCAGACTGCTCAGCCGCTACCATTACGAAGCGGTTCCGCTTGACGACCGCATGTCGGAGAAGATCTTCGACCGCTACCTGAAGTCGCTCGACCCCGAACGGGTGTTTTTCCTGCAGGCTGACATCGACCAGTTCTCTGTCGCCCGCACCCTGCTCGACGATGCCATCGCCGGACAGCAGCTCGACATGCCCTTCACCATCTACACGCGCTATGTGGAACGCGTGCAGGAAAGGCTGGGCCTGGCGCGCAAGCTGCTGGAGAAGGGTTTCGACTTCGAGCTCGACGAACAGTACCGCTACGTGCGTACCGATCTGCCCTGGGCCGCTACCCAGGCCGAGATCGACGACATCTGGCGCAAACGGGTGAAGAACGACTGGCTGCGCCTGAAGCTCGCCGACAAGGACGAGAAGGAGATCCGTGCCACGCTCGACAGGCGGTACGAAACCGCCCTCGCCCGCTCCTTGCGCGCGAAGAGCAGCGACGTCTTTCAGGTCTTCATGAACGCCTATGCCGCGTCGATCGAACCGCACACCAGTTACCTCGGACCGCGCGCTTCCGAGGACTTCGCCATCTCGATGAAGCTGTCGCTGGTGGGTATCGGCGCCGTGCTGCAGGAGCGTGACGACTACGTCACCATCCGCGAACTGGTGGCAGGCGGGCCGGCCAGCCGCTCAGAGCGCCTTGCGGTCGGCGACCGCATCGCCGGCGTCGCCCAGGGCGAGAACGCCCCCTTCGTGGACGTGGTGGGCTGGCGGGTGGACGATGTGGTGGGCATGATCCGCGGCGAAAAGGGCACGACGGTCGTGCTCGACATTCTCCCCGCCGACGCCGGCCCGGACGCCGAGCACAAGCAGGTGGTCATGGTGCGCGACACCATCACCCTCGAGAAGCAGGCGGCAAGCAAGACCATCCTCGACGTCGGCAACACAGATGCCAGGAAGCGCGTCGGCGTGATCACGCTGCCGACCTTCTATCAGGACGTCGGCGCGCGGCGCAATGGTGACGACAACTACCGCAGCGCGAGCCGCGACGTGGCCCGGCTGCTGTCCGAACTGAAAGCCGAATCGGTCGATGCGGTGCTGCTTGACCTGCGCAACAACGGTGGCGGCTCGCTCGACGAAGCCATCGCCCTGACCGGTCTCTTCATCCACACCGGCCCGGTGGTTCAGCAGCGCAACGCGCAGGGGCAGATCCGCGTCGAGAGCGACATGATCCCCGGCCAGGCCTGGGATGGCCCGCTTGGCGTGCTCATCAACCGCGCGTCTGCGTCGGCCTCCGAGATCTTCGCCGCTGCGGTGCAGGATTATGGCCGCGGCCTGATCATCGGCGAGCAGAGCTTCGGCAAGGGCACGGTGCAGACCCTGCTCGATCTCGATGAAATGGCCGCCAGCAGGACGCCCACGTATGGCGAGCTGAAGATGACGGTCGCCCAGTTCTTCCGCGTCTCCGGCGGCACCACGCAGCTGAAGGGCGTCACCCCGGATATCGCCCTGCCCTCGCTGGCAGACAAGGAGAACTTTGGCGAGTCGAGCTACGACAACGCCTTGCCATGGACGCAGGTGCAGCCCGCCACCTTCACCCCGGAAGGCCAGTTCGAGGAATTGCTGCCGGCGCTGACGCTGCGTCACGCAGCCCGGGTGACGAGCGACATCGGTTACCGCAATCTTGAGGAAGACGTCGCCGAACTGAACACCCTGCGCAAGCGCAACGAGATCTCGCTCAACGAGGTCGAGCGTCGTCGCGAACGAAGCATGCAGGAGGCGCGCCTCAAGGCCAGGGAGCTGGCACGCGCAGCGGCAGCCGGCGACAGCGGTGAAGCCGCCCCGGCCGCCATTGCGGCGCTTCGCGACGACGGCCTGATCGCCGGAGAGCGGAGCCTGCGCGCCGAACTGGACGCCGAAAAGTCGGGCAAGAACCGGCGCGACGTCCTGCTCGACGAGGCCAGCGCCATCCTGGGTGACATGGTCGAGCTGCTGCAATCGGAAACCGGACTGGCTTCTCGCAATCCGCCCGCAAGCGGCGCCCGCGTCAACTAG
- the arsS gene encoding arsenosugar biosynthesis radical SAM (seleno)protein ArsS (Some members of this family are selenoproteins.): MHATLPLLQATAFPALRRDRLTTLQVNLGYRCNQTCLHCHVNAGPNRTEMMDAENLALVTQVIEARGIETIDLTGGAPELHPAFREVVRSARAQGVKVIDRCNLTILFEPGQEDLGQFLAEQQVEVVASLPCYSLENVDKQRGKGTFDKSIAALQALNAQGYGKPGTGLVLNLVYNPQGPSLPPDQVRLQADYKRELFEHFGIVFNELYALANMPIQRFGSMLISKGQFNTYMKLLKTNYKHDNLAGVMCRSLVSVDWQGYLYDCDFNQQLGLALPGTSMPVRPHLRDLLKTNPAGDPVRVADHCYGCTAGQGSSCGGALQA, from the coding sequence ATGCACGCCACCCTGCCCCTGCTCCAGGCCACCGCCTTCCCCGCTCTGCGCCGCGACCGCCTGACCACGCTGCAGGTCAATCTGGGCTATCGCTGCAACCAGACCTGTCTGCACTGCCATGTCAATGCCGGCCCCAACCGTACCGAGATGATGGACGCCGAGAATCTCGCGCTCGTCACCCAGGTGATCGAGGCCCGCGGCATCGAGACCATCGACCTCACCGGCGGCGCACCCGAACTGCATCCGGCGTTCCGCGAAGTGGTCCGTTCGGCGCGGGCACAGGGCGTGAAGGTGATCGATCGCTGCAACCTGACCATCCTGTTTGAACCCGGTCAGGAAGATCTCGGCCAGTTCCTCGCCGAGCAGCAGGTGGAGGTGGTTGCCTCCCTGCCCTGCTATTCGCTGGAGAACGTCGACAAGCAACGCGGCAAGGGAACCTTTGACAAGAGCATCGCCGCCCTGCAGGCGCTCAATGCGCAGGGCTACGGCAAACCCGGCACCGGGCTGGTGCTGAACCTTGTCTACAACCCCCAGGGCCCGTCACTGCCCCCCGACCAGGTCAGGCTGCAGGCCGACTACAAGCGCGAGCTGTTCGAGCACTTCGGCATCGTCTTCAATGAGCTCTATGCGCTGGCCAACATGCCGATTCAGCGCTTCGGCTCGATGCTGATCTCGAAGGGGCAGTTCAACACCTACATGAAGCTGCTGAAGACGAACTACAAACACGACAACCTTGCCGGCGTGATGTGTCGCAGTCTGGTCAGTGTCGACTGGCAGGGCTATCTGTACGACTGCGATTTCAATCAGCAACTGGGTCTCGCCCTGCCCGGCACCTCGATGCCCGTTCGTCCGCATCTGCGCGACCTGCTCAAGACCAACCCCGCCGGCGATCCGGTGCGGGTGGCGGACCACTGCTATGGCTGCACCGCCGGCCAGGGCAGCAGTTGTGGCGGCGCACTCCAGGCCTGA
- a CDS encoding haloacid dehalogenase type II, with protein sequence MKTVRLDGVKACIFDAYGTLFDVSSVARGAETALGNKAQDVLELWRAKQLQYTWLRSLAGHHADFWQVTGEALSFALSSFNLDRPDLKVQLMACYMSIPAYPEVSETLQRLKTGGMKLAILSNGSPAMLSAAVHHAGLSAFFDAVISVEEVGVYKPHPSVYALPERHLGVGADRSCFVSSSSWDAFSAKASGCRVMWCNRFRQPPECLPSTPDGMIGDLSALPEIVLAP encoded by the coding sequence ATGAAAACAGTCAGACTGGATGGCGTCAAAGCCTGCATCTTCGATGCTTATGGGACCCTGTTCGACGTCTCCAGTGTCGCCCGCGGGGCCGAGACCGCGCTCGGCAACAAGGCGCAGGACGTGCTTGAGCTGTGGCGTGCAAAGCAGCTCCAGTACACCTGGCTGCGCAGTCTCGCCGGTCACCATGCGGACTTCTGGCAGGTTACCGGGGAAGCGCTCAGCTTTGCGTTGTCGAGCTTCAATCTGGACCGCCCCGATCTCAAGGTCCAGCTCATGGCCTGCTACATGAGCATCCCGGCCTACCCGGAAGTGAGCGAAACCCTGCAACGGCTCAAGACCGGCGGCATGAAACTCGCGATCCTGTCCAATGGCTCGCCCGCCATGCTGTCGGCAGCGGTTCACCATGCGGGCCTGAGCGCATTCTTCGACGCAGTCATATCGGTCGAGGAAGTCGGGGTGTATAAGCCGCACCCGAGCGTCTACGCCTTGCCCGAAAGGCATCTCGGCGTTGGCGCCGATCGCAGCTGTTTCGTCTCGTCCAGCAGCTGGGACGCGTTTTCAGCGAAGGCTTCCGGCTGTCGGGTGATGTGGTGCAACCGTTTCAGGCAGCCCCCGGAGTGCCTGCCATCGACGCCCGACGGCATGATCGGGGATCTCTCAGCGCTCCCGGAAATCGTGCTTGCGCCCTGA